The following proteins are encoded in a genomic region of Candidatus Hydrogenedentota bacterium:
- a CDS encoding response regulator: MKKKVLVIEDNEQNLYLVTFMLEKKGYEVVQARDGLQGIDLAGKIAPTLILLDIQLPGMDGYEVAQALRSNPAITGVPIIAVTSYAMVGDRERALEAGCTGYIEKPINPETFIADVERHVT, encoded by the coding sequence GTGAAGAAGAAGGTGCTTGTTATCGAGGACAATGAGCAGAACCTCTATTTGGTTACGTTCATGCTCGAGAAGAAGGGTTACGAGGTCGTACAAGCCCGCGACGGTCTTCAGGGGATCGATTTGGCAGGCAAAATAGCGCCAACGCTCATTCTTCTGGATATTCAATTACCGGGTATGGACGGGTATGAAGTCGCGCAGGCGTTGCGGAGCAATCCGGCGATTACAGGGGTGCCCATTATTGCGGTGACGAGCTATGCAATGGTCGGGGATCGAGAACGTGCATTGGAGGCGGGATGCACCGGATACATTGAGAAACCGATCAATCCTGAGACGTTTATCGCCGATGTTGAGCGGCATGTGACGTAA
- a CDS encoding PAS domain S-box protein yields MLTLCVLLLVSSLTVQILAVLLEERNRKERALHENEQKYRELVENANSIILRWSHEGKITFLNEFGQRFFGYSAEEILGRHVVGTIVPLTESSGRDLKPLIEQICANPKAFEQNVNENVRRNGERVWVAWTNRITRDEQGQVLGILSVGTDITAQKEAQDALRRSEEQFRLITENLADLVVVLDLEGKRLYSSPSYGGILGNPDSLRGTSSFEQVHPDDRDRVQAAFRETVRTGQGHRLEYRLVDQDGKPRHIESQGSVIRDAQGQVAQVVVVSRDITERLLAEKAVRELNATLERRVVERTAELELAKERAESADRLKSAFLAAMSHELRTPLNSIIGFTGIVLQELPGPLNPEQTKQLKMVQGSARHLLALINDVLDLSKIEAGQLEVEAKPFNARESIERVMHLVAPMAEAKGLTLSSDISPEVDHMVNDRRRFEQILINLINNGLKFTEKGGVRVDCTIEGSDLVTRVRDTGIGIKPEDMGTLFQAFRQIDAGLTRNHEGTGLGLSICKRLIEKMGGRIWAESEWGVGSAFGFTLPVSQS; encoded by the coding sequence ATGCTCACGCTATGTGTGTTGCTGCTGGTTTCAAGCCTTACCGTGCAGATTCTGGCGGTATTGCTTGAGGAGCGGAATCGCAAAGAGCGTGCCCTACACGAAAACGAGCAGAAGTATCGCGAGCTCGTCGAGAATGCGAACAGCATCATTCTGCGCTGGTCACATGAGGGGAAGATAACCTTCCTCAACGAATTCGGCCAGCGATTCTTCGGCTATTCGGCAGAGGAGATCCTGGGACGCCACGTGGTGGGCACGATTGTGCCGCTCACGGAAAGCAGCGGCCGGGACCTGAAACCGCTTATAGAGCAAATCTGCGCGAATCCGAAAGCCTTCGAGCAAAACGTCAACGAGAACGTGCGGCGCAACGGGGAGCGGGTGTGGGTTGCGTGGACCAACAGAATCACGCGCGACGAGCAAGGCCAGGTCTTGGGAATCCTGAGCGTGGGAACGGACATCACGGCGCAGAAAGAGGCGCAAGATGCGCTTCGCCGCAGCGAGGAACAGTTTCGCCTCATCACGGAAAACCTCGCCGATTTGGTCGTGGTGCTGGATCTGGAAGGCAAACGCCTCTATAGCAGTCCCTCCTATGGGGGAATTCTTGGGAATCCGGATAGTCTGCGGGGAACTTCATCGTTCGAGCAGGTCCACCCGGATGACCGGGACAGGGTGCAGGCTGCGTTTCGAGAGACGGTCCGCACGGGTCAGGGACACCGCCTGGAGTACCGTTTGGTGGATCAGGATGGCAAGCCGCGCCACATCGAATCTCAGGGCAGTGTGATTCGGGATGCGCAAGGCCAGGTGGCGCAGGTGGTGGTGGTTTCGCGCGATATAACGGAGCGTCTATTGGCGGAAAAGGCCGTGCGGGAACTGAATGCCACGTTGGAACGCCGCGTAGTGGAGCGCACTGCGGAACTTGAGTTGGCAAAGGAACGGGCCGAGTCGGCGGATCGGCTTAAGTCGGCATTCCTGGCGGCGATGTCGCACGAATTGCGCACGCCGCTCAATTCAATCATCGGTTTTACGGGGATCGTGTTGCAGGAGTTGCCGGGGCCGCTCAATCCGGAACAGACCAAGCAACTTAAGATGGTCCAGGGTAGCGCGCGGCATCTCTTGGCGCTCATCAATGATGTCCTCGACCTTTCGAAGATTGAAGCGGGCCAGTTGGAGGTCGAGGCGAAGCCGTTTAACGCGCGCGAATCGATTGAGAGAGTCATGCATCTGGTCGCGCCGATGGCGGAGGCAAAAGGGTTAACTTTGTCGTCGGACATTTCGCCCGAAGTGGACCACATGGTCAACGATCGCAGGCGCTTTGAGCAGATACTCATCAACCTGATTAACAACGGGCTGAAGTTCACGGAAAAGGGCGGCGTACGGGTCGATTGTACAATTGAGGGGAGCGACCTCGTTACTCGGGTGCGAGACACGGGGATTGGGATTAAGCCTGAAGACATGGGAACGCTATTCCAAGCCTTCCGGCAGATTGACGCGGGCTTGACGCGGAACCACGAGGGGACGGGACTGGGCCTATCGATCTGCAAGCGCCTCATCGAAAAGATGGGCGGCCGGATCTGGGCCGAAAGCGAATGGGGAGTTGGGAGTGCTTTCGGTTTTACGCTTCCCGTATCGCAGAGTTAG